A window of Mixophyes fleayi isolate aMixFle1 chromosome 10, aMixFle1.hap1, whole genome shotgun sequence contains these coding sequences:
- the LOC142103567 gene encoding uncharacterized protein LOC142103567: MYFTMRAQSHAHPWNGSDRAWLCRWLEVTTTSLKELHVMRREAEQRVRGVLDEEQSSHESDWMRWERHMAAEETLVKAVATKIRRNLDMDQSKPKKSELGHIQEEVVNVRLCRDKEERNQHEMSPAQTPDLDHSWSINGKSQERNDPTHNLVRVDHVRGLTRKLAQGIQEQVISPKSTAEQTQEELVKLVRTSARQNQEKMDIITSSTDEYLQSQKPIWPRPDATEPAHNPEDVDKAMDQSEESPALNDGSELPLSVFPTEFAPLRRIGSGSLTPRLRLGSSGVTSDLLFTRRMSGNCLSAHSSGFYEASDVDSTSSSCSSLCSDTSCHTSISVMSPHRSLAMRPRSIDCTTERRQELQNGRVQTKRPVSAGAVDGYFLLSVSNSRCDIAHSNHMTPCDYPFSDTPPLCAIQQRRKTERYICKLALKYRCKPGVTTLPADLGPPTPRRPVLPFLRPDCRGSCPPSPQVSSLSTSLGDVRKPPRGSWGRFLSRVMLRKDSRTAASELNLDQCGQSPRGSLQGSSLTEGQLLRAKSFRDLLSVNPFKRNQKGLNKAW, translated from the exons ATGTACTTTACAATGAGGGCCCAATCTCATGCCCACCCCTGGAATGGGTCAGATCGGGCCTGGCTGTGCAGATGGCTGGAGGTCACCACAACAAGCCTGAAGGAGCTCCATGTAATGAGACGAGAGGCAGAGCAGCGCGTCAGGGGGGTCCTGGATGAAGAACAAAGTTCACACGAGAGCGACTGGATGCGATGGGAAAGACACATGGCTGCTGAGGAGACTTTGGTTAAAGCTGTTGCAACTAAAATAAGGAGGAATCTAGACATGGACCAATCCAAACCCAAAAAATCAGAATTAGGACACATTCAGGAAGAGGTGGTTAATGTCAGACTGTGCAGAGATAAGGAAGAGAGGAACCAACATGAGATGTCCCCTGCACAGACTCCAGATCTAGACCACAGCTGGTCCATAAACGGCAAAAGTCAGGAAAGAAATGACCCAACACATAACCTAGTGAGAGTGGATCATGTCAGAGGTCTCACAAGAAAACTAGCACAAGGGATACAGGAGCAGGTCATATCTCCCAAATCAACAGCAGAACAGACTCAGGAAGAACTTGTAAAACTTGTGAGGACCTCAGCAAGACAGAACCAGGAGAAAATGGACATTATCACCAGTTCCACAGATGAATACTTGCAGTCCCAGAAACCAATATGGCCCAGACCAGATGCTACAGAACCAGCACATAATCCAGAGGATGTGGATAAGGCCATGGATCAAAGTGAAGAGAGTCCAGCATTGAATGATGGGAGTGAG CTACCACTTTCCGTGTTCCCCACTGAGTTTGCGCCTCTACGCAGAATCGGATCTGGATCTTTGACACCTCGTCTCAGATTGGGAAGTTCTGGAGTAACTAGTGATCTTCTGTTTACAAGACGGATGAGTGGGAACTGTTTATCTGCCCATAGCTCAG GCTTCTATGAGGCCAGTGATGTGGACTCCACCTCCTCCTCTTGTTCTTCTCTCTGCAGTGACACCTCCTGCCACACATCcatctctgtgatgtcaccacACCGAAGCTTGGCGATGAGACCCAGGTCTATAGACTGCACTACTGAGCGCAGACAAGAGCTGCAAAATGGGAGAGTGCAAACAAAGAGACCTGTGTCTGCAG GGGCTGTGGATGgatattttcttctttctgtctccaatTCCCGCTGTGACATCGCACACAGTAATCATATGACACCTTGTGACTATCCCTTCTCTGACACTCCCCCACTCTGTGCAATCCAGCAGCGCCGTAAAACTGAGCGTTATATTTGTAAGCTGGCTCTTAAATACCGCTGTAAGCCCGGAGTTACTACTCTTCCTGCTGACCTTGGACCTCCAACCCCTAGACGACCAGTGCTACCGTTCCTTCGTCCTGATTGCCGGGGCAGTTGTCCTCCTTCGCCTCAAGTCTCTTCTCTATCTACCAGTTTAGGGGATGTACGCAAACCCCCCAGGGGTTCATGGGGCCGATTCCTTAGTCGGGTAATGCTTAGGAAGGACTCAAGGACTGCAGCTTCAGAGTTAAACCTTGACCAATGTGGCCAAAGTCCACGGGGTAGCCTGCAAGGTTCATCATTGACGGAAGGTCAACTCCTGCGGGCAAAATCGTTCCGTGATTTGCTATCTGTTAATCCATTTAAgagaaatcagaaagggctgaacaAAGCCTGGTAG